The Spirochaetota bacterium genome includes a window with the following:
- a CDS encoding glycoside hydrolase family 3 protein → MKNILFVPVIIAVITAGCVQKRYTDEATALTGAMKLDWKIGQMIMAAIPGNAMNREVDMILKEYRPGGVILFGYNLSTSEKNRKFIDDMQDASFRYAGIPLFVSIDQEGGRVVRLVDGVTLFPGNMAAGVSGDRDLAYRWGRALGLQLRQAGVNMNLAPAIDVNNNPRNPVINTRSFGSDPKLVSELGAAYLLGLQESRCIAVGKHFPGHGDTNKDSHLTLPVIPYDMKRLEKVELVPFRKAIAAGVDGIMTAHIAYPAILGGSDPATVSKKFLTDILRDDLRFKGLVITDDMEMHAIARRQDIGEAAVRSILAGTDIILFSSWERSIPAIVNAIRKAVRDKRITEARIDRSVNRILETKIRYGIMSVDNNRARPGRFALDDGDRRALADAGRVNRELSRRGIFFFGDRALLKPAPGTTRVFMTGSRVLREELSRNRDNVIIGGLGELVRYRPAAGKKTVFYLHLSGSDPGPARDAAALCDNLGMAFVAVSSGNPFPLTVSGAARSGLLSFSDTPESVRQLGKCLNGEFAPATGGTLLLGIDRGK, encoded by the coding sequence ATGAAAAATATTTTATTCGTGCCTGTCATAATTGCCGTTATAACCGCCGGTTGTGTCCAGAAACGATATACCGATGAAGCAACGGCCCTGACCGGCGCCATGAAGCTTGATTGGAAGATCGGCCAGATGATCATGGCCGCCATCCCCGGCAACGCCATGAACCGCGAAGTGGACATGATATTGAAAGAATACCGTCCGGGCGGTGTGATTTTATTCGGATACAATCTTTCCACTTCTGAAAAAAACAGGAAATTTATCGATGATATGCAGGACGCGTCCTTCCGGTACGCCGGAATCCCCCTTTTCGTGTCCATCGACCAGGAGGGGGGACGGGTGGTGCGTCTCGTCGACGGCGTTACGCTCTTCCCCGGCAACATGGCCGCCGGTGTAAGCGGCGACCGGGACCTGGCGTACCGGTGGGGCAGGGCCCTGGGCCTGCAGCTGCGACAGGCCGGCGTCAACATGAACCTGGCCCCGGCCATTGACGTCAACAACAACCCCCGCAATCCGGTCATCAATACGCGCTCTTTCGGGAGCGATCCGAAGCTGGTGTCAGAGCTGGGAGCGGCCTATCTCCTCGGCCTTCAGGAGTCCCGCTGCATCGCCGTGGGAAAGCACTTTCCCGGCCACGGCGACACCAACAAGGATTCCCATCTCACCCTGCCGGTGATTCCCTACGATATGAAGCGGCTGGAAAAGGTGGAGCTTGTACCCTTCAGGAAGGCCATCGCCGCCGGCGTTGACGGTATCATGACGGCCCACATCGCCTATCCGGCTATCCTGGGAGGCTCTGACCCCGCCACGGTCTCGAAAAAATTCCTGACCGACATCCTCCGCGACGATCTCCGCTTCAAGGGCCTGGTCATTACCGATGACATGGAGATGCACGCCATCGCGCGCAGGCAGGACATTGGAGAGGCGGCGGTGCGCTCCATCCTGGCCGGTACGGATATCATCCTCTTCAGCTCCTGGGAGCGGAGCATCCCCGCGATCGTGAACGCCATCAGGAAGGCGGTGCGGGACAAGAGGATAACCGAAGCCAGGATCGACCGGTCGGTGAACCGGATCCTGGAGACGAAGATCCGATACGGGATCATGTCAGTGGATAACAACCGGGCGCGGCCGGGCCGTTTCGCCCTCGACGACGGCGACCGACGGGCCCTAGCCGATGCGGGCCGGGTGAACAGGGAGCTGTCGCGCCGGGGGATTTTCTTTTTCGGGGACAGAGCCCTGCTGAAGCCGGCCCCGGGCACGACCCGCGTGTTCATGACTGGCAGCCGCGTCCTCCGCGAGGAGCTGTCGCGTAACAGGGACAATGTCATCATCGGCGGTCTCGGTGAGCTGGTCCGGTACAGGCCGGCGGCCGGGAAAAAGACGGTGTTCTATCTCCACCTTTCCGGCTCTGACCCCGGCCCGGCGCGGGACGCCGCCGCGCTGTGCGATAATCTGGGGATGGCCTTCGTGGCGGTATCGAGCGGCAATCCCTTCCCCCTGACGGTGAGCGGCGCTGCCCGGTCCGGGCTCCTGTCGTTTTCCGACACGCCCGAATCGGTGCGCCAGCTGGGAAAATGCCTCAACGGTGAATTCGCTCCGGCCACGGGCGGGACCCTTCTTCTTGGAATTGACAGGGGTAAATGA
- a CDS encoding LOG family protein — MKDKKPVTAFDDPDFMHSREARVIRILSEYIDPEKRLRERDIGHTVVFFGSARTRPDGGGDEKEARYYNMAADFAFALANLSKEIEKETGHLFYICTGGGPGIMEAANLGATRAGMESIGLNIDLPYEQAPNKYITPELIFKFHYFFMRKLWFLYHAKAIVIFPGGYGTMDELFETLTMVQTRKLEKMNIPILLYDREFWSDIINFDRLVKDGLISPEDTGLFHYFSDIQEGIDILRPRLTTLMKNIDYYLKMRFPI, encoded by the coding sequence ATGAAAGATAAAAAACCGGTTACAGCCTTCGACGACCCCGATTTCATGCATTCACGGGAGGCACGGGTCATTCGCATCCTGAGCGAGTATATCGACCCGGAAAAGCGCTTAAGGGAAAGAGACATAGGGCATACGGTGGTTTTTTTCGGTTCGGCCCGCACCCGGCCCGACGGCGGAGGTGACGAGAAGGAGGCGCGGTATTACAACATGGCCGCGGATTTCGCCTTTGCCCTGGCCAACCTGAGCAAGGAGATCGAAAAAGAAACGGGTCATCTCTTTTATATCTGCACCGGCGGCGGGCCCGGCATTATGGAGGCCGCCAACCTGGGAGCCACGCGGGCCGGAATGGAAAGCATCGGACTGAACATCGACCTGCCCTATGAGCAGGCTCCCAACAAATATATCACTCCAGAACTAATATTTAAATTCCACTATTTTTTCATGAGAAAACTCTGGTTTCTTTATCATGCCAAGGCAATTGTCATATTTCCGGGCGGATACGGAACCATGGACGAGCTCTTCGAGACCCTGACCATGGTGCAGACACGCAAACTGGAGAAGATGAACATTCCCATACTCCTCTATGACAGGGAATTCTGGAGCGATATCATCAATTTTGACCGCCTTGTAAAAGACGGGTTGATATCACCGGAGGATACAGGACTCTTTCACTATTTTTCGGATATACAGGAAGGGATTGATATTCTGCGGCCCCGTCTCACTACCCTGATGAAAAACATTGATTATTACTTGAAAATGAGGTTTCCGATCTGA
- a CDS encoding thiolase family protein encodes MRDAYIVSAVRTPGCRRGKGALAQTRPEKLIVQAMNAAVDRIKLDRSAIDDFMLGCAFPEAEQGLNLGRVALQIAKFPDSVSGATVNRFCSSGLESIAISSLKVMAGWSEVNMAGGCESMSIVPMGGNLPRPMAEWAKENADVYMSMGITAENVAKRYGITREMQDEFAYHSNMKAAAAQKNKYFTEIVPTTADKFVEKPDGTIVRETFTQDFDDGVRAETTIDGLKKLKPAFSSTGSVTAGNSSQTTDGAAASIIMSGDAVKKYGMKPLVKLVGYTVAGCKADEMGVGPAYAIPKLCKQVGWDIKKLQTESLIFELNEAFASQAIYCAQQLGIADKKYWLTDSPDCRINISGGAIALGHPLGCTGSKIFATLVANMVRKGVKYGIESMCIGGGMGAAAMFELCD; translated from the coding sequence ATGAGAGATGCTTATATAGTCAGTGCAGTAAGAACACCCGGATGCCGCCGCGGCAAGGGTGCCCTTGCTCAAACGAGACCCGAGAAACTTATCGTCCAGGCGATGAACGCTGCGGTTGACAGGATCAAACTCGACAGGAGCGCCATCGACGATTTTATGCTCGGATGCGCCTTCCCCGAGGCGGAACAGGGGCTTAACCTGGGCCGCGTCGCCCTGCAAATCGCGAAGTTCCCCGATTCAGTTTCCGGCGCGACGGTAAACCGTTTCTGCTCTTCCGGCCTCGAGTCGATAGCCATATCATCCCTGAAGGTAATGGCCGGCTGGTCGGAAGTAAACATGGCCGGCGGCTGCGAATCGATGTCGATCGTTCCCATGGGCGGCAACCTCCCCCGGCCGATGGCCGAGTGGGCGAAGGAAAACGCTGATGTCTACATGTCCATGGGTATCACCGCGGAGAACGTCGCCAAGCGGTACGGCATTACCCGGGAAATGCAGGACGAGTTCGCCTATCATTCAAACATGAAGGCTGCAGCAGCCCAGAAGAACAAGTACTTCACAGAGATAGTTCCCACCACGGCCGACAAGTTCGTCGAGAAGCCGGACGGAACCATCGTGAGGGAAACTTTCACGCAGGATTTCGACGACGGTGTCCGCGCCGAGACCACGATAGACGGCCTTAAGAAGCTGAAACCGGCTTTCTCTTCCACCGGTTCCGTCACCGCCGGAAACTCTTCCCAGACCACCGACGGCGCAGCGGCATCGATTATCATGAGCGGAGACGCCGTGAAGAAATACGGCATGAAGCCCCTCGTCAAGCTGGTTGGATACACCGTGGCCGGCTGCAAAGCCGACGAAATGGGCGTTGGTCCCGCATACGCGATTCCTAAGCTCTGCAAACAGGTCGGATGGGACATCAAGAAGCTCCAGACAGAAAGCCTCATCTTCGAACTCAACGAGGCTTTCGCGTCACAGGCAATCTACTGCGCTCAGCAGCTCGGCATCGCCGACAAGAAGTACTGGCTGACCGATTCACCGGATTGCAGGATCAACATCAGCGGAGGCGCCATCGCTCTGGGCCACCCGCTGGGATGCACCGGCTCCAAGATCTTCGCCACCCTCGTAGCCAACATGGTCCGGAAGGGCGTCAAGTACGGCATCGAGTCAATGTGTATCGGCGGCGGCATGGGCGCGGCTGCTATGTTCGAGCTCTGCGACTAA
- the hemW gene encoding radical SAM family heme chaperone HemW codes for MTGGIYIHVPFCRRKCDYCAFYSVPAPCALPGFLVPERYIRVLTDEIRERLLAAGFASADTVYFGGGTPSLMSADQVSAVLGVVRQCAELDDGAEITLEMNPGDVSAAALEGYRDAGVNRIVLGVQTLNGRLHGVIGRSAAFCTTGDLDVFFGVPGIVHCADIITGIPTQSADELARDIDLVAQYRPSHISAYSLSVEKNTPLAGRMSLDAAAESEQAALFEAAMERLKGHGYEHYEISNYALPGFRSRHNLKYWRFDPYIGFGPGAHSFVRGERYINAMTVEDYMASGRVVLDHDERRPGSAAAEYIMTGLRLLDGISLDELEERLGLRLPGPVMVRMRKAEADGLAVLSDTGEGRLIRLTTRGIMIADRVIYGIVEPLL; via the coding sequence ATGACCGGCGGCATCTATATCCACGTACCCTTCTGCAGAAGGAAATGCGACTACTGCGCCTTTTATTCCGTGCCGGCCCCATGCGCGCTGCCGGGCTTCCTCGTTCCCGAACGTTATATCCGCGTCCTGACCGATGAAATACGGGAGCGCCTTCTCGCCGCGGGCTTCGCCAGTGCGGACACGGTCTATTTCGGCGGCGGCACGCCATCCCTGATGTCGGCCGATCAGGTAAGCGCTGTACTCGGCGTTGTGCGGCAATGCGCGGAGCTGGATGACGGCGCGGAGATAACCCTGGAGATGAACCCGGGCGATGTGTCCGCTGCGGCGCTGGAGGGCTACAGGGACGCCGGCGTGAACAGGATCGTCCTGGGCGTGCAGACCCTGAATGGGCGCCTCCACGGTGTTATTGGAAGATCGGCGGCCTTCTGCACAACCGGTGACCTGGATGTTTTCTTCGGAGTGCCCGGCATAGTCCATTGCGCCGATATCATAACCGGCATCCCGACGCAGAGCGCCGATGAGCTGGCCCGCGACATCGACCTGGTCGCCCAATACCGGCCGTCCCACATCTCCGCCTACAGCCTTTCCGTGGAAAAGAACACGCCCCTCGCCGGAAGGATGTCCCTGGACGCGGCCGCCGAATCGGAGCAGGCCGCGCTCTTCGAAGCGGCCATGGAGCGGCTGAAAGGGCACGGGTATGAGCACTATGAGATATCCAACTACGCCCTGCCGGGGTTCCGGTCGCGGCACAACCTGAAGTACTGGCGCTTCGATCCCTACATCGGCTTCGGTCCCGGGGCCCATTCCTTCGTCCGGGGCGAGCGGTACATCAACGCCATGACCGTTGAGGATTATATGGCCTCCGGGCGCGTCGTCCTAGACCATGATGAGCGGCGCCCCGGCTCAGCGGCAGCTGAATACATCATGACGGGGCTCCGCCTCCTTGACGGCATCTCCCTCGATGAGTTGGAGGAGCGCCTCGGCCTTCGCCTTCCTGGACCGGTCATGGTGAGGATGCGAAAAGCGGAAGCCGACGGACTGGCGGTGTTGTCGGATACAGGGGAAGGGCGACTGATACGGCTCACGACACGGGGCATCATGATCGCCGACCGGGTCATCTACGGCATCGTGGAGCCGCTGTTGTAA
- a CDS encoding ATP-binding protein, with amino-acid sequence MSNYNPDIDFLNSYSANTSVVPEVIERLIGDLRKTRYNQDEIDEIVLSMDEAITNAIQETMKTNQDFRRKVEADDDRRDITVRYTISRDIFDATIIDHGKGLDIFNILHSTPQSGSTSYMNQIISYATESEKSKIKVRLNGEEIPLRGVGAGLKVILNFMDAITIDLIDKETILSQSVSEHTDGTIFNMKRKRRYK; translated from the coding sequence ATGAGCAATTACAATCCCGACATAGATTTCCTCAACAGTTATTCCGCCAACACCTCAGTGGTCCCCGAGGTCATTGAGCGGCTTATCGGCGACCTGCGCAAGACCCGGTACAACCAGGATGAAATCGACGAGATTGTGCTCTCCATGGATGAAGCGATCACCAACGCCATCCAGGAAACCATGAAAACCAACCAGGACTTCCGGCGCAAGGTCGAGGCCGATGACGACCGCCGTGATATCACCGTCCGGTACACCATATCGCGGGACATCTTCGACGCCACCATCATCGACCATGGCAAGGGCCTTGACATCTTCAATATCCTTCACTCGACGCCCCAGTCCGGTTCAACGTCGTACATGAACCAGATAATCAGCTACGCCACCGAATCGGAAAAAAGCAAGATCAAGGTGCGGTTGAACGGCGAGGAAATCCCTCTCCGCGGCGTTGGGGCGGGCCTGAAAGTCATACTCAACTTCATGGACGCCATCACTATCGACCTTATCGACAAGGAAACAATACTGTCCCAATCCGTTTCAGAGCATACCGACGGCACCATCTTCAACATGAAACGTAAACGCAGATATAAATGA
- a CDS encoding enoyl-CoA hydratase/isomerase family protein, translating to MVRRIQKVAVIGSGIMGGGIAALCASAGIPTLLLDIVPFDLKDEEKKDPKARNRIVNAGFEAVMKAKPGLFMDKEKDSKLVSLGNLEDDFKKLADCDWIVEVVVENLKIKQELFAKIEKIMKKGTIITTNTSGLPLNKISQGRSKAFKENFFGTHFFNPVRYMHLFEIIPGKETKKDLLKFMAEFAEKRLGKGIVWAKDTPNFIGNRIGVYSMVSAMQIMMEMKMTVPEVDALSGPAIGRPKTASFKTADMVGLDTFSHVAGNCYELCPKDESREGLKLPDFVAKMVANKWLGNKTKGGFYKKEITPDWKKVNKVLDYNTMEYVTFDKVDFPCLQAAKKKSTAAEKVAAVVYGTDKGAQYAWKSIAGTIIYSANRIPEISDTIVDIDNAMKWGYNWELGPFELWDAIGVKKSVDKMKKEGMKIPKKVQQMLTKKVQTFYKIEKGKKMFFDLKTMKYKEVPTSDLAISLVNLRANKKFIKGNDSASLIDLGDGIFNIEFHSKMNAVNKNMVDFMQVAAEYTVENGRGLVLGNQAPGFPGAFSAGGDLGFMLSLAKAKKFSEIDGFIKTVHEGIMGMKYAPIPVVAAPYGMTLGGGCEVCLAADKIVAHAELYMGLVEIGAGLVPGGCGMIHLWQRVMDTIPGNVKLADYAAYFIPAFMLVAQAKVGMSAAEARKNGFLRATDRIVFNKDNLLGEAKKECLKLLDDGYAPPAKKKYPVMGLEAQGMIWAEMLNMRNGGYIPKHMEFIAKKIAYCMSGGEAHQGNLVSEDYLTKLEREAFVDLWKTEETQKMAEHILTTGKPLMI from the coding sequence ATGGTTAGAAGGATCCAAAAAGTAGCCGTTATAGGCTCTGGCATAATGGGTGGAGGTATAGCCGCTCTCTGTGCCAGCGCGGGCATTCCTACTCTGCTACTGGATATCGTTCCATTCGATCTAAAAGACGAAGAGAAGAAAGATCCGAAAGCGAGGAACAGGATTGTCAATGCCGGATTTGAGGCAGTAATGAAAGCAAAACCGGGTCTTTTCATGGACAAGGAAAAAGACTCCAAACTTGTTTCCCTTGGAAACCTGGAAGATGATTTCAAAAAACTCGCCGACTGCGACTGGATCGTTGAAGTTGTCGTTGAGAACCTGAAGATCAAGCAGGAACTCTTCGCCAAGATTGAAAAGATCATGAAGAAAGGCACCATCATCACGACGAACACTTCCGGTCTTCCCCTGAACAAAATATCCCAGGGCCGGAGCAAAGCTTTCAAAGAGAATTTCTTCGGAACACACTTCTTCAACCCGGTGCGCTACATGCATCTGTTCGAAATTATTCCCGGCAAAGAAACTAAAAAAGACTTGCTCAAGTTCATGGCTGAATTCGCTGAAAAACGGCTGGGCAAAGGCATTGTCTGGGCGAAGGATACCCCGAACTTCATCGGAAACCGGATCGGCGTTTATTCCATGGTTTCCGCCATGCAAATAATGATGGAAATGAAGATGACCGTTCCCGAAGTCGACGCTCTGTCAGGCCCCGCCATCGGAAGGCCGAAAACAGCTTCCTTCAAGACCGCTGACATGGTCGGTCTCGACACGTTCTCACACGTTGCCGGCAACTGCTACGAGCTCTGCCCGAAAGACGAGTCCCGCGAAGGCCTCAAGCTGCCGGATTTCGTCGCCAAGATGGTCGCCAACAAATGGCTCGGCAACAAGACCAAAGGCGGTTTCTACAAGAAAGAAATAACCCCCGACTGGAAGAAGGTCAACAAGGTCCTCGACTACAATACGATGGAATATGTTACCTTTGACAAGGTCGACTTCCCCTGCCTCCAGGCAGCGAAGAAGAAATCGACCGCGGCCGAAAAAGTCGCTGCCGTTGTGTACGGCACCGACAAGGGCGCGCAGTACGCATGGAAATCCATAGCCGGTACGATCATCTATTCCGCCAACAGAATTCCCGAGATATCCGACACCATCGTCGACATCGACAACGCGATGAAATGGGGATATAACTGGGAACTGGGTCCCTTTGAATTGTGGGATGCCATTGGCGTCAAGAAATCCGTTGACAAGATGAAGAAAGAAGGGATGAAGATTCCGAAGAAAGTCCAGCAAATGCTCACCAAAAAGGTGCAGACCTTCTACAAGATCGAGAAGGGCAAGAAGATGTTCTTTGACCTCAAGACCATGAAGTACAAAGAAGTCCCGACCAGCGATCTGGCGATCAGCCTCGTGAACCTCCGCGCAAACAAGAAGTTCATCAAGGGGAACGATTCCGCTTCCCTCATCGACCTGGGCGACGGCATCTTCAACATCGAGTTCCATTCCAAGATGAACGCCGTGAACAAGAACATGGTCGACTTCATGCAAGTCGCCGCTGAATACACGGTCGAAAACGGCCGCGGTCTCGTACTCGGAAACCAGGCGCCGGGATTCCCGGGAGCCTTCTCCGCCGGAGGAGACCTGGGCTTCATGCTCAGCCTCGCCAAAGCCAAGAAATTCAGCGAAATCGATGGGTTCATCAAGACTGTTCATGAAGGGATCATGGGCATGAAATACGCCCCCATTCCGGTCGTTGCAGCTCCCTACGGCATGACCCTTGGCGGCGGATGCGAAGTCTGCCTCGCGGCCGACAAGATCGTCGCGCACGCTGAACTCTATATGGGTCTCGTTGAGATCGGCGCCGGCCTCGTACCGGGCGGATGCGGCATGATCCACCTGTGGCAGCGCGTCATGGACACCATCCCGGGCAACGTGAAGCTCGCCGACTACGCGGCGTACTTCATCCCGGCCTTCATGCTGGTAGCCCAGGCGAAAGTCGGCATGTCAGCGGCCGAAGCCCGCAAGAACGGCTTCCTTCGCGCCACCGACCGCATCGTCTTCAACAAGGACAACCTCTTAGGCGAAGCGAAGAAAGAGTGCCTGAAGCTCCTGGACGACGGTTATGCGCCTCCCGCGAAGAAAAAATACCCGGTCATGGGCCTTGAAGCCCAGGGTATGATCTGGGCGGAAATGCTCAACATGAGGAACGGCGGGTACATTCCGAAGCACATGGAATTCATCGCCAAGAAGATCGCCTACTGTATGTCCGGCGGCGAAGCCCATCAGGGCAACCTCGTATCAGAAGATTATCTCACCAAGCTTGAGCGGGAAGCTTTCGTCGACCTGTGGAAGACCGAAGAAACCCAGAAGATGGCTGAGCATATTCTGACTACCGGCAAGCCGTTGATGATATAA
- a CDS encoding penicillin acylase family protein, with protein sequence MKTAKTVFIILVIAVTAVISFSFHLKQQLGKSVDDPDGTVTIKGIVDRVSIRRDKLGVPYIEAKNEEDLFFGAGYAAASDRLWQMTTMKMIMQGRLSEIIGEEGMKIDLFMRTLGVAPVVDEAVKKMDPQCLAALDNFARGVNAYTASHPHQQAEFYLARYRPEPWRPADCLYVFAMLSLNLSFNFIEELDFLNLASRVGYERAAWLVPIYPDEDLPFEEAKKLEAIGHRDLNRLAAGWDGVRDELRRHISLGLPASNNWAVAGSRTKSGRPIVCNDTHLALLMPNSWMMVHLKCPTYEAAGVTVAGIPIVALGYNGAVAWGATMVMADNQDIFVEKLRTEGNERLYLYKGQWLPLQTRSEEFKIRGRRPVVKKISATQHGPLLNEALASLPFPPMMPVQPMPVRTGYGLALSWAIGDGARTFKGIMDMGRVKDAKAAQQALLNVESVYLNIVYGDRDGIGWQVTGNYPVRKKGTGQLPSPGWDGDYDWNGFVPMDKNPHVENPQAGFIATANHRTVDKKYQYHLTSSWFYPERAERINHVLEQTKKATAGDMMKLQFDRYSLMAKKIQDLLFRGDSAVKVRKAIAAMGEEKAGNAREALEFLKPERFNAIMEESSPSAAVLGAFMHSAAREIFLDDLGPETGIAWESFLAMSLIRYPALQDHLLGREDSPFWDNLKTPRKRETKWDIIAGALSQAVVLCEDRMGSARRNWEWGKLHVYHWEHEITRSIPVLHGFFNRGPYPAGGDGHTVNVAMPKWGSDFKVIEIPAMRLVVDFGRSEPAFLVHTPGQSGNPSSDHYGDMLPYWLNGKNHPLPFGRKAVKEQYEDVLVLKPGKSR encoded by the coding sequence ATGAAAACCGCCAAGACCGTGTTCATCATACTTGTCATTGCCGTCACTGCAGTTATATCCTTCAGCTTTCACCTGAAACAGCAGCTCGGCAAGTCCGTGGACGATCCGGACGGGACGGTGACGATCAAGGGAATCGTTGATAGAGTATCAATTCGCCGGGACAAGCTAGGCGTTCCCTATATCGAGGCAAAGAACGAGGAGGACCTCTTCTTCGGCGCCGGCTACGCCGCCGCCTCTGACCGCCTCTGGCAGATGACGACGATGAAGATGATCATGCAGGGACGGCTCTCCGAGATCATCGGGGAGGAGGGGATGAAGATAGATCTTTTCATGAGGACCCTCGGCGTGGCCCCCGTCGTCGACGAGGCCGTGAAGAAGATGGATCCCCAGTGCCTGGCGGCTCTCGATAATTTCGCCAGGGGGGTCAACGCCTACACGGCGTCGCACCCCCATCAGCAGGCGGAGTTCTACCTCGCCCGCTACCGGCCGGAGCCGTGGAGGCCGGCCGATTGCCTCTATGTCTTCGCCATGCTGAGCCTCAACCTTTCCTTCAACTTCATCGAGGAGCTTGATTTCCTGAACCTCGCGAGCCGTGTCGGCTACGAGCGCGCGGCCTGGCTCGTTCCGATCTATCCCGACGAGGACCTGCCCTTCGAGGAGGCGAAAAAGCTGGAAGCCATAGGCCACCGCGACCTGAACCGCCTCGCGGCGGGCTGGGACGGCGTCAGGGACGAACTGCGGCGCCACATCTCCCTGGGCCTGCCGGCGTCCAACAACTGGGCAGTGGCCGGGTCCCGGACGAAGAGCGGCCGGCCCATCGTGTGCAACGACACCCACCTGGCGCTGCTGATGCCCAACTCGTGGATGATGGTCCACCTGAAGTGCCCCACCTACGAGGCGGCCGGCGTGACCGTGGCGGGCATACCCATCGTGGCCCTGGGCTACAACGGCGCCGTTGCCTGGGGCGCCACCATGGTGATGGCCGACAACCAGGACATATTCGTGGAGAAATTGAGGACCGAGGGAAATGAGCGGCTCTATCTTTATAAGGGCCAGTGGCTTCCGCTCCAGACACGCAGTGAGGAATTCAAGATACGGGGCCGTAGGCCTGTGGTAAAAAAGATATCGGCGACGCAGCACGGACCTCTCCTGAACGAGGCGCTGGCATCGTTACCCTTTCCTCCCATGATGCCGGTGCAGCCCATGCCGGTCAGGACCGGCTACGGCCTGGCCCTTTCCTGGGCCATCGGCGACGGCGCCAGGACCTTCAAGGGGATCATGGATATGGGAAGGGTGAAGGACGCCAAGGCGGCGCAGCAGGCCCTGCTGAACGTCGAGAGCGTCTACCTGAACATCGTCTACGGCGACCGCGACGGCATCGGTTGGCAGGTGACGGGAAATTACCCCGTAAGGAAAAAGGGGACCGGTCAGCTCCCGTCTCCCGGCTGGGACGGCGATTATGACTGGAACGGATTCGTGCCGATGGACAAGAATCCACATGTAGAGAACCCTCAGGCAGGATTTATCGCCACCGCGAACCACCGCACCGTGGACAAGAAATACCAGTATCACCTCACCTCGAGCTGGTTCTATCCTGAGCGGGCCGAGCGGATCAACCATGTGCTGGAACAGACGAAGAAGGCCACGGCCGGTGACATGATGAAGCTCCAGTTTGATCGCTATTCCCTCATGGCGAAGAAGATCCAGGACCTTCTCTTCCGGGGGGATTCGGCCGTCAAGGTCCGCAAGGCCATCGCCGCCATGGGAGAGGAAAAGGCCGGGAACGCCAGGGAGGCCCTGGAGTTCCTGAAGCCGGAGCGCTTCAACGCGATCATGGAAGAGAGCTCCCCGTCGGCGGCGGTGCTGGGCGCTTTCATGCACAGCGCGGCGAGGGAGATATTCCTCGACGACCTCGGCCCGGAAACCGGGATCGCCTGGGAATCCTTCCTGGCCATGTCCCTCATCCGGTACCCGGCCCTCCAGGACCACCTCCTGGGGAGGGAGGATTCACCCTTCTGGGACAACCTGAAGACGCCGCGTAAGAGGGAGACCAAGTGGGATATCATCGCCGGTGCTTTAAGCCAGGCCGTGGTCCTGTGCGAGGACAGGATGGGGAGCGCCCGGAGAAACTGGGAATGGGGGAAACTCCACGTCTACCACTGGGAGCATGAAATCACCAGGAGCATCCCCGTTCTCCATGGCTTCTTCAACCGCGGGCCCTATCCGGCGGGCGGGGACGGGCATACGGTCAACGTGGCCATGCCCAAGTGGGGCAGCGACTTCAAGGTGATCGAGATCCCGGCCATGCGCCTCGTGGTGGATTTCGGCCGCTCCGAACCTGCCTTCCTGGTGCACACGCCGGGGCAATCGGGCAATCCCTCCAGCGATCATTACGGCGACATGCTGCCCTACTGGCTGAACGGGAAAAATCATCCGCTCCCCTTCGGGAGAAAGGCGGTGAAGGAGCAGTACGAGGATGTGCTGGTGCTGAAGCCGGGCAAATCCCGTTAG